TGACGGCATACAGCACATCAACGATAGCATTAAACATAATGGTTAAGCCCCCGACCAGGATCGTCAGACTCAGTACCAGTGAGTAATCACGGTTTAATGCGCCATTCACAAACAATTGCCCCAAACCCGGTAAACCGAAAATCGTTTCGATCACCATTGAGCCAGTAATAATGCCGACGAAAGCAGGACCCATATAGGAGATAACCGGTAATAAGGCGGGTTTTAACGCATGACGGAAAATAATCGTTCGCAATGGCAAGCCTTTGGCACGTGCGGTACGAATAAAGTTGGAATGTAAGATTTCTATCATGGAACCGCGGGTGATACGGGAGATACTGGCAATATAAGCGAGGGAAAGTGCCACCATTGGCAAAAGCATATATTTAGGTGCTCCGCCATTCCAGCCTCCTCCCGGCAACCATTTTAGGGTAATGGCGAATATCAACACTAATAAGGGGGCGACCACGAAACTGGGAATGACAACCCCTGTCATGGCAAACCCCATTACCGTGTAATCCCATTTGGTGTTCTGGTTCAATGCCGCAATCACCCCGGCACTGACACCCAATATGACCGCCATAATAAAGGCAGCAAATCCCAATTTAGCCGAAACTGGCAGTGCTTCTGCAACCAGATCATTGACGCTGTAGTCTTTGTATTTGAATGAAGGACCAAAATCCCCTTTGGAGAGTTGGATTAAGTAATTGAAATATTGTTTATAGATAGGATCATTCAGGTGATATTTCGCTTCAATATTTGCCATCACTTCCGGCGGTAGCTTCCTTTCCCCGGTAAATGGGCTACCCGGCGCAAGCCGCATCATAAAAAACGAAATCGTAATCAGGATAAAAAGTGTCGGGATCGCCTCTAAGCAGCGGCGTAAAATAAATTTTAGCATTGCCCGTTCCTACTGTTTAGCCAAACCGTGGCTTTTAATTATTTGACAAGCGGGTGACCCCAACCGGATCACCCACACATTCCTAGTGTTTTATGATGTAGAGATCTTTGGTATGGAGATTTTCCAATGGATCTTTGCCGGTATAGCCCCCTACATAAGGTTTCACTAAACGGGTACTCGCATAATAAAAGAGAGGAACTATCGCTGAGTCTTTATCCAATTGCGCATTGGCTTTGGCATAAATTTCAGCGCGTTCTGCATCAGTTTTCACTTGCAGGGATTGTTTCATCAAAGCATCAAATTCTTTGCTCTTATAGTGAGAGGTATTATTACTACTGTTGGATAACATGGGATTCAAGAAGGTAGAAGCTTCGTTATAATCAGCACACCATCCGGCACGGGCAACGTCATAGTTGCCTTGATGGCGGGAATCGAGGAACGTTTTCCACTCCTGATTTTCGAGGGAAACATCAATACCGATATTCTTTTTCCAAAGGGAAGCCGCGGCAATGGCCAGCTTTTTATGCAGATCAGACGTGTTGTACAATAACTTAATTTTCAATGGATGATCTTTGGTAAACCCAGCCTCTGCCAATAATTTTTTCGCTTCCTCATTACGCTGCTGCTGATTCAGTTTGGTATACCAATCTGGTTTTACGTCTTTAAAATCAGCGATATAGGGTGGAGTATAGCCATAAGCTGATGAGTCTCCCTGATTTTTAACCTTGTAAGTTATGATATCGCGATCCATGCCTAACTTCAGTGCGGTACGTACACGGGGATCATCAAATGGGGGTTTCTGGTTGTTTATTTCATAATAATAAGTACATAAGTACGGATTTACACGCAACTGATCGGGAATTTCTTTTTTCAGTTTTTGGAATAGTTCGACGGGTAAGTTGGTATAGGACATCTCAATTTCGCCAGCGCGATAGCGATTGACATCCGTGACCTCAGAGGAAATAGGCAGGAAAGTCACTTGGTTAATAACGGTGTTTTTATTATCCCAATAGGTCGGGCTACGTTCGAAAACCAGACGTTCATTGATCACCCAACTTTTCAGTTTATAAGCACCATTACCAACAAAATTCTGTGGTTGCGTCCATCTCTCGCCATATTTTTCAATTGTTGCACGATGGACGGGTGATGTCGTTGGATGAACAAATAGCCTGACCAAATAAGGGACGGGTTCGCTGAGGGTTAATTGTAATGTATGGTCATCTAATGCTTTGACACCCAATGTTTCCGGTTTCTGTTTACCTCTGATGATATCGTCAACATTCAGCAAATGGGCATATTGGAGAAAACTGGCATAAGGGGAGGCGGTATTGGGATCGACTACTCGGCGCCAACTGTACACAAAATCCTGCGCAGTGACAGGGTCACCATTGGACCACTTTGCGTCTTTACGCAAATGGAATGTCCAAACTTTAAAATCCTTATTCTCCCAGCTCTCTGCCACGCCCGGTATAATTTTGCCGTCAGGATCATTGATCACCAGCGTTTCAAACAGATCACGGGCGATATTCGATTCGGGTACGCCTTCGATTTTATGCGGGTCCAGGGATTGCGGTTCAGAGGCATTATTGCGAACCAGCACCTGTTTTGCCGCGCCTGCCAGTTGCACGCCAGCAGGCACTTGCGCGGCAAAGGCCTGCCATCCCACCATCATGCCTAACGCTACCGTAATACCAGTAGCCAGTTTTTTCTTTGTTGTGTTTATCATCTTATACTTACTCCAATTGATATCATTTGACCCATAAAAGTCATATTCACGCATTAGGATGGTTATTATCCGTATCCAAAAGGAACTGTTTTGTTTACGGTAAGATAATATTTTGTGACGGTGATCAGTTATTCACCTTTTTTATATACAGATTCTTTAAATCGATATAATCCAGGGGATCTTTCCCTGTCATTCCCCCCACTGTCGGGCGAATAAGGCGCACGCTGACCCGATAATAAATCGGTATCAAGCCTGAATCTTTATCCAGTTGGGCTTCGGCTTGCTGATAAAATGCTTTACGTGTCGCGTCATCTTTAGCCGTCAGAGCCTGCTTAAGCAAGTGATCAAAAGCCGCACTTTGATAGAAACCGGTATTGTTACTGCTCGTTGACAGCAGAATATTCAAGAAAGAGGACGGTTCGTTATAATCGCCACACCATGTTGCCCGCGCGACATCATAATTTCCTTGGTGGCGGTTCTGGAGAGAGGTTTTCCATTCCTGATTCTGCAAAGTGACTTTGGCACCAATATTTTTCTGCCACATCGAAGCCGCAGCGATGGCTTGTTGTTTATTTTGATCA
This genomic interval from Xenorhabdus doucetiae contains the following:
- the oppB gene encoding oligopeptide ABC transporter permease OppB, which encodes MLKFILRRCLEAIPTLFILITISFFMMRLAPGSPFTGERKLPPEVMANIEAKYHLNDPIYKQYFNYLIQLSKGDFGPSFKYKDYSVNDLVAEALPVSAKLGFAAFIMAVILGVSAGVIAALNQNTKWDYTVMGFAMTGVVIPSFVVAPLLVLIFAITLKWLPGGGWNGGAPKYMLLPMVALSLAYIASISRITRGSMIEILHSNFIRTARAKGLPLRTIIFRHALKPALLPVISYMGPAFVGIITGSMVIETIFGLPGLGQLFVNGALNRDYSLVLSLTILVGGLTIMFNAIVDVLYAVIDPKIRY
- the oppA gene encoding oligopeptide ABC transporter substrate-binding protein OppA; translated protein: MINTTKKKLATGITVALGMMVGWQAFAAQVPAGVQLAGAAKQVLVRNNASEPQSLDPHKIEGVPESNIARDLFETLVINDPDGKIIPGVAESWENKDFKVWTFHLRKDAKWSNGDPVTAQDFVYSWRRVVDPNTASPYASFLQYAHLLNVDDIIRGKQKPETLGVKALDDHTLQLTLSEPVPYLVRLFVHPTTSPVHRATIEKYGERWTQPQNFVGNGAYKLKSWVINERLVFERSPTYWDNKNTVINQVTFLPISSEVTDVNRYRAGEIEMSYTNLPVELFQKLKKEIPDQLRVNPYLCTYYYEINNQKPPFDDPRVRTALKLGMDRDIITYKVKNQGDSSAYGYTPPYIADFKDVKPDWYTKLNQQQRNEEAKKLLAEAGFTKDHPLKIKLLYNTSDLHKKLAIAAASLWKKNIGIDVSLENQEWKTFLDSRHQGNYDVARAGWCADYNEASTFLNPMLSNSSNNTSHYKSKEFDALMKQSLQVKTDAERAEIYAKANAQLDKDSAIVPLFYYASTRLVKPYVGGYTGKDPLENLHTKDLYIIKH